One genomic region from Pecten maximus chromosome 5, xPecMax1.1, whole genome shotgun sequence encodes:
- the LOC117328430 gene encoding amine sulfotransferase-like yields MEVVTIVDEENNKYAFKRYNGHPFPLENIGNVRDQLEKIANHNIKEDDVLVMELVTVVDEENNKYAFKRYNGYPFTTDFIGNVRDQLDKIAQRNIKEDDVLDFNDIEEMQSPRTFGSHLRFRFLPEQMKLGKGKIVTITRNPKDIVVSLYHMLQKLTKFVGYEGTFDGFLKYFLGEERKILTETCGGL; encoded by the exons ATGGAAGTTGTTACCATCGTCGACgaagaaaacaacaaatatgCCTTTAAACGATACAACGGACACCCGTTTCCCTTAGAAAACATTGGAAATGTTAGAGATCAGCTTGAAAAAATAGCCAACCACAATATTAAGGAGGACGATGTGCTG GTCATGGAACTTGTTACCGTCGTCGACGAAGAAAACAACAAGTACGCCTTTAAACGTTACAACGGATACCCGTTTACCACGGATTTCATTGGAAATGTTAGAGATCAGCTTGACAAAATAGCCCAGCGCAATATCAAGGAGGATGATGTGCTG GATTTCAACGACATTGAAGAAATGCAGTCGCCGCGAACATTCGGCTCGCACCTGCGTTTCCGGTTCCTCCCTGAACAGATGAAGCTCGGTAAAGGGAAAATTGTCACCATCACCCGTAATCCGAAGGACATCGTGGTATCCTTGTACCACATGCTGCAAAAGCTGACAAAATTTGTCGGCTACGAGGGAACGTTTGATGGCTTTCTTAAGTATTTCCTCGGCGAAGAACGTAAGATTTTAACTGAGACATGTGGTGGCCtttga